The DNA region TACCTGAGGATCCCCTTCTACGCTATAGCCCCACAAAGTATCATACATTCTTTCTTTACTAAATACTTGTTTTGGATAACTAGCTAATAGATCAACTATTTCATATTCTGCTTTCGTTAAAGGTATCTCCATATCATTAATAAAACAAAGTCCATTTTGAATTACATAATTGTTAGCACCGGATTGATTTCTTTCATTTCTACTGATATTCGTATATATTCTCGCATATAACTCATCTAATGAAAATGGTTTTGTTATGTAATCGTCGCCGCCTAACATTAAACCTTTAATTTTATCTTCTTCGTTTATTCTTGCGCTTAAAAATAAAATAGGCATATTCCATTTTTCCCTAATATGTTTGCATACAATGAAACCATCTTCGCGTGGCATGTTAATATCAAGCAATACTAAATGAACTTCATCTAGGTTATAAGGAATC from Alkalibaculum bacchi includes:
- a CDS encoding response regulator transcription factor: MKRKTILLIDDDVDLVSMLKTFLEIKGLNVLTAYNSQEIPYNLDEVHLVLLDINMPREDGFIVCKHIREKWNMPILFLSARINEEDKIKGLMLGGDDYITKPFSLDELYARIYTNISRNERNQSGANNYVIQNGLCFINDMEIPLTKAEYEIVDLLASYPKQVFSKERMYDTLWGYSVEGDPQVVAEHVRNIRNKIKQVSDKEYIKTHWGLGYSWIG